The region AGCGCCAGCGCCTGCTGCAGAGCCCTGCGAACAGCCGCAGCGAGCAGCCCAGAGACAAGAAAAGCAGCGGGCGTGCTGTGGGAAAGGAACAGGAGCGTTTCATGGGTCCAGAAAAGACCAGTCAGTGTTAAAGATTGACCAGCTCATCCTGGGACTGTAGGGCAACACATGTGCAGCTGTACGTCTACCTGCCTTATCTCCTTGTACAAGCTGAGCGAGGGCGACCTCAGTGACCAGCACGTTCACTCTGCGAGGACGCCGTCAGTATTATACCACAGAGGCCAGAACCTGCCTCTCTCTGTGTGGTGCAACTAAATCTCAGAGGCCACAAGGCTTTTCTTTTGACAACACAGAGACGAACCAGATAACAGCGTGCAGATAGTAGACATATTATTCTCTTTAACACTTGTGAAAATgtgcctttgttttattttaggaagTGGAaaacacatattttttttacatttgaaacaGTGTTAAAATTTGGCGTGTGCTCTGCAGCGCCTCGTGTTTTGTTCCAAGCTCACAATCGTTTACTATTAATGGTACAAAGATTAAAGAATATAGTAACACATGCTGTCACGTCAGTGGTGAGCTTCATGAAAAattgcttcacacacacacacacacgtgtatgtAACTGCATCATAAAAAGGTCGCTAAGTGTCATCAGGACTAAACCTATCATATAGGATCTTTGGGGTTTTTGTAGGTGTCAGATCATCATTGTCATACTTATAATAAAATTTGGGGCCAATTTACTTAAAATTAGACTTGTTTCTTTACGTTGGTGTGTCTTGGACTTGAACTGTTACAATCTGAAATGAATGGTTATTTTTATATGCATGCAACTCCTTTCAaacattttgtattttgtcattttcacaTTCTCACAgtatgttttttcccccctgttaTTTAGTGCGCTTTTAAGAACGTTTAATATAGGTTTGGGAATTCAAGAAATGGTCTGATTCCCTTTTTGACATGTcttttaaatagaaataaaaaagacaaaaaagtacCTGTAGTAGTGTTTGTTATTTTTCTCATTCATTTTGCAATCATAtgaagatatatatatatttttaaaaaaaaatgacatttagaATATTCTAGTTTCAACAGTGGAAACAGGGCGTTAGCATTGCGACGTGGAATTCACACgttcaccagcagggggctctAGAGtacatgtttctgctctttcttgGGAAGGAGGAGTAAACTCTAGAATatgtattttccctttttgctcTCAGTCTGCGAGTAGGATGGAGCTGGCAGTCCCTTCTGGGTGGTTGGAGCCTGCAGAGTTCCAGGAAAGCAGCACGGCTGTCTCACTTGCTTTGTCCCGCTTCACCTCCTGACTTGCCAGACCTTGCAGAGAGAGTATCCTCTGAAAGAGCACGATGAACCTCTGGATCATGTTTTCCCTGCTGGCATTGCTCTGCCTGGAGCTCCAACATGGTGAGTAAAAGCGACGTGTCGGCatgtttgcaaaaaaaaaactgcagatcAATCCATGGTGAGATTTTCGAGCCATACCAGAACTCACAAGAACTAATGTTAAAAATGACCTAAATAGCATGAAAATTAAAGCAACTAGACTGTGTCAGACAAAGCCACTTTTAAAAGACTTTACAGTTTATTTGAGCTCAGTAAACTAATAACTGGGGCGGAAAGCAGTGTTTAAATGGCATTGGTGTTGAAGGGTCAGGTCCCAGGAGGGATGGCTTCAGTGCTGTTGCCTGGTATCTTCAGGTGTCAGAGTGATCAGGCCATCCTGTTACTTCTTTTACATGTTCCAACCCAACAGAtggttttcctccttttctgtgtTGCTACATGTAATCAGCTTCCTGCCAACAACAACttaagagaagaaaagacattGGGGACAACCGCATCAGGCCAGGGGGCAAGCGGGTGAAGCTAAGATACCCGAAAGTGAAGGAGGGGGCGGTGAAAGGCCAGTCCCTGTTGACCCAGGTGTTAGATAAGGGACGCTTTATACGTCTGGGCCCGACCGCAACCATGGCTCCTGGGAAACCCATCGAGCTGCGCTGCAAAGGCAACTCCATCGGATGGTCTTACCCGCCTTACCTGGACACCTTCAACGATTCCCGCCTCAGGTGCTGGTCGCTGGCATCAGCTGTTCTGCTCCGGCGTTGAAGATCTGAACATCTAGAGTGTTTCTTTCTCCCCCCTGCAGCATTAAACACACTGACAAATACAGTCAGCTGATCCTGACGTCGCCCTCTGCTGCTGACACGGGTCCCTACAGCTGCTGGGTCATAGTGTGTGACGGTTCGGAGTGTGACAGGGACCATGAACGCACCTATGTGTCCTACATCTACTTCTCAGGTAATTCACAATTTGTGGTTAATCCCTGAGAAAGATCCCAGCAGTAACAGAAGCATACACCTTTCTGACCCTCATAACAGACAATGACAACCTGTTCGTCCCCTCCGCCATCCACTTTGAGATCATCTACCTGCGGCCAAACCAGCCTGCTGTGGTCCCCTGTCGCGTGACCAACGCCCAGGCCAAGGTGTCCCTGCACAGGGAAGTCCCCCCAGAGGAGATCACAACCAATAACACGCTGGTGACCTATGACCCCACCAAGGGATTTGTGCTGCAGAATCCAAGCAAAGAGCATCAGGGGGTCTTCTACTGCAAGGCCGAGACCAGGGGAACCCCTCAGATCTCCACCAAATATCAGCTGCTCTACGTGGAAGGTAGAGATCCACAGCTGTCCAGTAATAATAGAGAGAGCTGCTAACAATGCTATCGTCTCACTGACAGTTCCTAGTGGACCTCCATACGTGAGTCTTGAAGTGTCTCCAGAGTCGGTGAGAGGTGGAGACAATATCAATGTAACCTGCACGGCTCTgggggagccagaggaggacaTGAACTTCTCCTGGATCTACCCTGGTCAGGTAAACACAGAACTGGGCTCAAAGCACCTCCAGGCAATTGGTTTATCTTTACATTGAGCTCAGCATTTACTCGTGCTCTTATTGTGAAGGACCAGCGCCCAGTTCAAACTCACACTTCCTGGAGGCTGGTTAAGAGAGGCGCGGGCCAGACGACGCGAGTGTCCAAGAGCGTCCTGACCGTCGAGGACATGGAGACCATCGACTTTGGGAATTATATCTGCAGAGCCAAGAACGGCCACGGTGAAACAATCGTGACGACCGACATCGTCCCCAAAAACCCCTGAGGAGCACGACGGCTGGCTTGATGAGAGATCCTCCAACATGAGAAACCCACATGCATGTAGATAAAAAGGGTGTATTTTTAGACTATCTACTTTAAAGTTAGTTCTGGATAATGGAAAGTTCTGTTTGCGGCAGGAGCACCTCCACATCGATATACAGTAGTTAAGTGCTCCAAAGGCAGGACACAAAGGGTTATTGTTGAGGGTTTATTTCCCTCCAAAGGCAACATCTGGATCCAACCAGAACCGTTATATCACTTTACTGAACAAATTTAATAGCAGGCTTGTGAATCCTTCCAGAGgtgatgttttccacagaaatTACACACTTATCaatcgatttttaaaaaaggttaatAAATTAAGAGCTCCTAATGGAGTGAGGATTGAGCCTGATCAATTGATTCCCAGGTACTGAGCTGGAGATCCAGTCGATACTGAAAGTTCTCAGCGATCCAACATCCATATATTGATCTTCAGAGCGAGCGCAGCCGCTGGCTGAGGCTCACTTTGGCTCTGCAGCATCAGGAGTCTGGTCGGGGGCTCAGCTGTGTGCCAGGTGGGCGTCCTAATGCTCTCCGTATGAGGAATGTGATCGACGCCCAGACCaggactctgctgctgcactttcCATCTGCTGAGGTTACTGCTGAATCTTTAGAAAATTTCCTTGGATTAATTTAAATCCGACACTCACAAACACTGAGGAGTTCAAGCTTTGCGGCCCTCCGATTTCCTCGGAGACCCACAGCTTTAATCAATTCACACGGAtcttaaaataaaagtttaataTAGAAGTTTTGATACAAGACTTTATTGCATATTTCTAACAGGGGTCAAAAGACCAGTTCCAGACAAATTCATCTTTTTGGAGATGCTTCCAACGGGGAGCATCTTACACACAAATACTGTAAAGCTTCTGGGTTTGCAAACACTCTGACTTTAAAGCTGAATTGGGAAGATCTATTAACGGGTCAACAAGACGAACAACGTGCACGCACACTTGGATTGGTCCCATGAAAACACGgatgtgaaataaaaacacCTTTAAATTAAACCCTTTTAGAAATAGAAGAAAGGAATTCTGAAGATACAGTAGAGAGAGGCCGTGCAGACAGGAGTATAATCTCGATGTGTCACCATAGAACAGTCTCAGGTGATCCCAtatttcaaacacatttcaaataaaataaagtggtgAGGAACAGTCGCCTCAGCTCTTGGCTAATCTCACTTTGCGTGGCTGTCCAGAAACCCTGCGCAGCCCCAGCATCTGTATACAGTATGAGTATTTTAATGACATGTAGTACACAAGTATGTCTGCAGATGCACCTCTGTCAACATGGAAAACTAACAAAAAAGCTTTCATTCATTCCAAAGTCCTGAGATTCTCCTTTTCCGTACCCGAGCCAGCAGAGATGAAAGGCAAAGAACAAGGCGACCGCGCTTAACAAGTGCGTCTGTGCAACTTTTACGTTCTCCCGTCCCCGTATGCAAAGGGTCAGAGTTCATCCAGTCCCGAGGGAACCGAAATGGAAACAAACTTGGCTCATAACTCCAGGAGGGGAGCTGCTCCAAAGAAGAGATCTGCTTACTGGGAGCAGGAGGCTTGGGTTAtctgggagacagaggagggctGGAGAAGACGCCAGAGCTGCGAGGTGATTGGAGGCTGAAGGCATGAGAGggggaggctgaggctgaggctgtaGGGGACGTCCGGCGAGGGCTACTCAAGTCTCCGTTGTGAAGCTTCCAGAGGAGCTCCTCGTTCTCCATCGACAACCGCTTGTTGACCTTTGACTCCTTCTGGAGCGATTCCTGCAGCACGGCTTGTTCCGTTGACAGTTGTCTGTTACACAAACAGCACAGCAGGTGAGCACCGAGAACACATGTTCACCCAGATGTTCAACAGATTTGAGAAAAACCTGATTCATAAGACCAGCTAGAGGGAAACAACGTTCATCTGCTCTTACAAAAACTCACTCACACCCAGCTGTTATCTTAAAACAATTAATCCTGGGAATCACTTCACTGCATTTAACACAAACAGGAGCTTCCACAAACATCAGCGCTGCAGTTTGGAACAAAGACTGAGTGAAATGAAGACGTGTGGGACCT is a window of Takifugu rubripes chromosome 14, fTakRub1.2, whole genome shotgun sequence DNA encoding:
- the pdgfrl gene encoding platelet-derived growth factor receptor-like protein, with amino-acid sequence MNLWIMFSLLALLCLELQHASCQQQLKRRKDIGDNRIRPGGKRVKLRYPKVKEGAVKGQSLLTQVLDKGRFIRLGPTATMAPGKPIELRCKGNSIGWSYPPYLDTFNDSRLSIKHTDKYSQLILTSPSAADTGPYSCWVIVCDGSECDRDHERTYVSYIYFSDNDNLFVPSAIHFEIIYLRPNQPAVVPCRVTNAQAKVSLHREVPPEEITTNNTLVTYDPTKGFVLQNPSKEHQGVFYCKAETRGTPQISTKYQLLYVEVPSGPPYVSLEVSPESVRGGDNINVTCTALGEPEEDMNFSWIYPGQDQRPVQTHTSWRLVKRGAGQTTRVSKSVLTVEDMETIDFGNYICRAKNGHGETIVTTDIVPKNP